One window of Anaerolineae bacterium genomic DNA carries:
- a CDS encoding sensor domain-containing diguanylate cyclase has product MSRMLPRIKCYASDETEQPLDPVYQACVFNKMRLIVVGISFAIWAVAVALRITPVMARPTFFLLIIVIMGTLLGLPLYGLGTKGRLPRPLVMGWVFFHSLSDLLIILTAIHFTGGLESPGNLLLLTYLAGVALIFPRPIVLLLAALSATGYLVLGMGYAYGWWRAFYSTGEIQPIPSFRRALLITLSDWGFIVLISGIMLHLRHLLEQANQQLRQERNYLAQLRDVVHEGLHHRQVKRLAHYLVYHMGILVEASRGYLVLWDEQRGECLLVASTAQGQPGPSFHEPPETKPLEPWQKALVTQAREQDTLLLVPNENSGTLASSPKAELPLEEHTALVIPMRRAGQDFFGAVILLRKSPFGAEEIARARETAELLSLVLLRALAEDRRREEIQLLEELSQWASELMRRLDETALTQRIGEGARKLLQAPQGVLFTLDDQTGKMQPSYLHGINEELAWFVAHHYQELTDCRSLLQKNDLFVVMEDASTTQCLPPSLHHLRTGAQSGALVALQAPQGIQGILGLFWDHPFRLASEDQFALRLVGAYAGAALYNARLMRHLQQEAYTDPLTGLPNRRAFEEALQRETHRAQRYGHPYVLMVLDLNGFKAVNDTYGHLTGDLVLQQTASALRTALRESDFVARYGGDEFVALLPETTSEQAQIVGRKLVKQVESLVFKGLPDEIRCGLSVGIASFPKDGTDPQHLLAIADERMYANKAQQRAQRGGSPAAQAG; this is encoded by the coding sequence GTGTCGCGCATGTTGCCCCGGATCAAATGCTATGCTTCGGATGAAACAGAACAACCGTTAGACCCCGTTTACCAGGCCTGTGTGTTCAACAAAATGCGGCTCATTGTGGTGGGGATATCCTTTGCCATTTGGGCTGTGGCAGTGGCTCTACGGATCACCCCTGTCATGGCGCGGCCCACCTTCTTTCTCTTGATCATAGTCATCATGGGCACGCTACTCGGTCTGCCGCTTTACGGACTGGGCACCAAGGGCCGTCTTCCACGCCCCTTGGTGATGGGCTGGGTTTTCTTTCACAGTTTGAGCGATCTGCTAATTATTTTGACCGCTATCCATTTCACAGGAGGACTGGAAAGCCCTGGCAACCTGCTCCTTTTGACTTATCTGGCCGGGGTGGCGTTAATTTTCCCCCGACCGATTGTTCTTCTCCTGGCCGCTTTGTCCGCCACCGGTTATCTCGTACTGGGCATGGGGTATGCCTACGGCTGGTGGCGGGCGTTCTACAGCACCGGAGAGATCCAGCCTATTCCTTCTTTTCGGCGGGCATTGCTCATCACACTGAGCGATTGGGGCTTCATTGTCTTGATCAGCGGCATCATGCTCCATTTGCGGCACTTATTGGAACAAGCGAACCAACAATTGCGCCAAGAACGAAACTACCTCGCCCAATTGCGCGATGTGGTTCATGAAGGATTACACCACCGCCAGGTAAAGCGGCTGGCTCACTATCTGGTGTACCACATGGGGATTCTGGTAGAAGCCAGTCGAGGGTATCTGGTGCTTTGGGATGAACAAAGGGGCGAGTGCCTCTTGGTGGCCTCCACGGCTCAGGGCCAACCGGGGCCCTCGTTTCACGAACCTCCAGAAACAAAGCCCCTGGAACCCTGGCAGAAGGCTCTGGTCACACAGGCGCGGGAGCAAGACACTCTGCTCCTAGTCCCCAACGAAAATTCTGGGACACTTGCCTCAAGCCCCAAAGCCGAACTGCCCTTAGAAGAGCACACGGCCCTCGTCATTCCCATGCGCCGGGCAGGCCAGGACTTTTTCGGCGCCGTGATCCTGCTCAGAAAAAGCCCTTTTGGGGCGGAGGAAATCGCGCGGGCACGCGAAACAGCTGAACTCCTCTCGCTGGTGCTCCTGCGGGCGTTGGCCGAGGACCGCCGGCGGGAAGAGATCCAGTTACTGGAAGAACTAAGCCAATGGGCCTCAGAATTGATGCGCCGATTGGATGAAACAGCCCTCACCCAACGCATAGGCGAAGGGGCCCGCAAACTACTTCAAGCGCCCCAAGGCGTACTTTTCACCCTGGATGATCAAACTGGAAAAATGCAACCCTCTTATCTGCATGGCATCAATGAAGAACTTGCCTGGTTCGTCGCCCACCACTATCAGGAACTCACAGATTGTCGGTCTCTTTTGCAGAAGAATGATCTTTTCGTCGTGATGGAAGACGCTTCCACTACCCAATGTCTCCCTCCATCCCTGCATCACCTACGGACTGGTGCACAGTCCGGCGCGCTGGTCGCTCTCCAGGCGCCCCAGGGTATCCAGGGGATTTTAGGGCTTTTCTGGGATCATCCTTTCCGGCTCGCCTCTGAAGATCAGTTTGCCCTTCGCCTGGTGGGCGCCTACGCCGGCGCGGCGCTCTATAACGCGCGACTCATGCGCCATTTGCAACAGGAAGCCTACACCGACCCCCTGACCGGCCTGCCCAACCGCCGCGCTTTCGAGGAAGCCCTGCAACGGGAAACCCACCGCGCCCAGCGCTACGGGCACCCTTATGTGCTGATGGTGCTGGACCTGAACGGCTTCAAAGCCGTCAACGACACCTACGGCCACCTCACCGGCGATCTTGTGCTGCAACAAACCGCATCTGCCCTGCGCACCGCTTTACGCGAAAGCGACTTTGTAGCCCGCTATGGTGGGGACGAATTCGTCGCCCTGCTCCCTGAAACCACCTCTGAGCAGGCCCAAATCGTGGGCCGCAAACTGGTCAAGCAGGTGGAATCCCTGGTCTTCAAAGGCCTCCCTGATGAGATTCGGTGTGGGTTGTCCGTGGGCATCGCCTCCTTTCCCAAGGATGGGACCGACCCCCAGCATTTGCTGGCCATAGCCGACGAACGCATGTATGCCAACAAAGCCCAACAGCGCGCCCAGCGGGGAGGCTCTCCTGCCGCCCAGGCCGGTTGA
- the hisF gene encoding imidazole glycerol phosphate synthase subunit HisF — protein MLTKRIIPCLDIRDGRVVKGVHFVNLRDAGDPVEQARLYDAQGADELVFLDISATPEGRATTVELVTRVAEVVFMPLTVGGGIRSVADMRRLLLAGADKVSVNSAAVRNPHLLTEGAERFGAQCIVLAIDAKRVSPPGAPPRWEVFINGGRTPTGLDAVEWAVHGVERGAGEILLTSMDADGTLQGYDDELTRAVAEAVPVPVIASGGAGHPEHFARVLTEGKADAALAASLFHDGVLRIPDLKAYLAAQGIPIRPVA, from the coding sequence ATGCTCACCAAACGCATTATCCCCTGCTTAGACATCCGCGATGGCCGCGTGGTCAAAGGGGTCCACTTCGTCAACCTGCGCGACGCCGGGGATCCTGTGGAACAGGCCCGCCTTTACGATGCCCAGGGCGCCGACGAACTGGTCTTCCTGGACATCTCCGCCACGCCCGAAGGCCGAGCCACCACGGTGGAGCTGGTGACGCGCGTGGCCGAGGTGGTCTTCATGCCGCTCACTGTCGGAGGCGGCATCCGCAGCGTGGCCGACATGCGCCGCCTGCTCCTGGCCGGGGCTGACAAGGTGAGCGTCAATTCGGCCGCCGTTCGCAACCCTCATCTACTCACCGAAGGGGCCGAACGCTTTGGCGCCCAATGCATCGTGCTGGCTATCGACGCCAAGCGGGTCTCGCCCCCCGGCGCGCCGCCCCGTTGGGAAGTGTTCATCAACGGAGGCCGCACGCCCACAGGGCTGGACGCGGTAGAATGGGCCGTACACGGCGTGGAACGGGGTGCCGGCGAAATCCTGCTGACCAGCATGGACGCCGATGGCACCCTGCAAGGCTACGATGACGAACTGACCCGCGCCGTGGCCGAAGCCGTGCCGGTGCCGGTGATCGCCTCGGGCGGGGCTGGCCACCCTGAACACTTCGCCCGAGTGCTTACCGAAGGCAAGGCCGATGCAGCCCTGGCCGCCTCGCTGTTCCATGATGGCGTCCTTCGTATCCCGGATCTCAAAGCCTATCTGGCCGCCCAGGGCATCCCCATCCGCCCTGTGGCGTAA